TTTTCCAGCCGGTCGGCGTAGGCGGTAATGTGCAGCATCCACTGCCGCAGCGGCAGCCGCACGACCGGATGTCCGCCGACTTCGCTCACGCCGCCAACAACTTCCTCGTTTGCCAGCACCGTGCCCAGGGCCGGGCACCAGTTGACCGGTGCTTCATGCTGATAAGCCAGGCGGTGCGAATCCTGGTAGCGCCGCACCGCTTCGGCCCCGGCCCCTTTTACTTCTGCTGGAATCGGCAGCTCGCTAATCGGCCGGCCTTTGCCGTTATGAGTGTGGCCGGCGGAATCTTGCCATTGAAAATCCTCATCGAACCACGTATCGAACAACACCAGAAAAATGAATTGCGTCCAGCGGAAATAATCCGGATCGGTCGTCGCCAGTTCACGCTGCCAATCGAAGCTGAAGCCGAGCATTTTCAATTGCCGGCGGAAGTTCTCAATGTTTTTTTCCGTGCTGATCCGCGGCGGCGTGTTGGTGCGAATGGCATGCTCTTCAGCAGGCAGGCCGAAGCTGTCGAAGCCCATCGGGTGCATCACCGCTTTGCCGCGCATTCGCTGGTAACGGCATACGATGTCAGTCGCCGTGTATCCTTCCGGATGCCCCACGTGCAAACCGTCGCCGCTGGGGTAAGGGAACATATCGAGCACGTACATTTTTTCGCCCGTCGGCATGCGCGGCGCGGCGAACGTGCGGTTCTGTTCCCAATACTGCTGCCACTTGGGCTCGATGGTGGCGTGATTGTAGCGCGGCATGTGAAGGAAGCGATTAGCGGTTGGTAATTTGTAGTAAGCGATTAGCCGGAAGTCACTCCTGAACCTGTCCTCGAATGGGCGATTTTACCCCCTGCGCTGCGCAGGGCATAGGCCGCGCAGTTCGGGCGTTTCTTGACCGTTGCCGCCCGCCGCGCTATAGTGGCAGTGATGTCTACCCCGTCCAAAAAACGTGCGATTTCTCCCGCGAGAATGACCATGCGTACTCCCGCCGAGGTTCGCGCCGCCTTGCGCGCCGCCGGCTGCCGCTATACCACGCAACGGGCCGCGGTGTACACGTATCTGGAGCAAGCCCACCATCATCCCACCGCCGACGAAGTGTATCAGGCCGTGCGGCGGCGGATTCCCCACATCAGCCTGGCGACAGTTTACAACGCGCTGGAAGCGCTGGTCGAATCGCAATTGGCCAACAAGCTAACCAACGGCCCCGGCTCGGCCCGCTACGATTGCGGCGGCGAAGATCATTATCACTTGCGCGATTTAAACACCGGCGAAGTGCGCGATCTGCCGCTCGACTTTGATCCGCAACTCTTGCAAAAACTCAATCCGCAACTGCTAAAAAAGCTGGCCCGCGACGGTTTTCAAGTCACCGGCTACCGCTTGGAAGTGCTCGGCCGGTTCGAGCGGTAGAAGGCGCATGCTAAATCGCTAGCGGGTGGGGCCACGTTCCAATGATTTGCCATCATCCACCGCTTGCGGTTTAGCGCTGCCGTCACTTCCGCCCCAGCAGTTTTTTCACTTCTTTCCACGGCCGCGTGTTGGCCACGTCGGCTTTCGTCAAACCTGCCCGACGAGCCTGCAAAATGCCGAACCGCATCACGTTCAACCCCGCCACGCTATGGGCGTCGGTCGAAATCACCACTGGAATGCCGCGCTCGCGGCAGGCGGCGCAGTGGATGTCGTCCAAATCGAGCCGGGCGGGATTGCTATTCAACTCCAAAATTTTGTGGTGCTCAAGCGCCGCCTCGTAGACCGCTTCCAAATCGACTTCGTAAGGCTTGCGGCGGTTGATGATCCGGCCTGTCGGGTGCGCGATGGCACACACATTGGGGTTAGCCAGGGCATCGACAATCCGCTTGGTGATTTGCTCGCGCGGCTGATTCTGGCCGAAGTGAACGCTGGCCACGACCCAATCCGCGCCGCTAAGGCACTTATTATCCAAATCGAGCGGGCCCTTTTCCAAAATGTCGACTTCCACACCTTTAAGCACGGTAAAGCCGCGGAGCTTTTCGTTCAACTTGTCGATTTTGTCCCACTGTTTTTTCAGCCGATCGGCGTTCAAACCGTTGGCCACGGTGACGCGCGGTGAATGATCGGTAATGGCGATGTATTTCAGGCCCAGCGCTTGGGCCGCGGCCACCATCTCCTCCAGTGTGGCTTTGCCGTCCGACGCATCGGTGTGCATGTGCAGGTCGCCGACCATGTCGTCCAGCTCGATCAGCTTGGGCAATTTGTTTTCCTCGGCCCATGCGAATTCCCAACGATCTTCGCGCAGCTCGGGCGGAATCCAGGGCAAATCGAGGGTGGCGTAAACATCTTTTTCCGTACGCCCGGCGATGTAAATGCCCTCGGCTGCTTCATCAGCGTCTTCCTTCGCGGGTTTGCTGGCCTTCTTTTTGTTCTTCTCCGGCGGCGCTTCCATCTTGAACACGCCGTATTCGTTGATTTTCAATCCACGGTCTTTCGCCATGCCGCGCAGCACCACGTTGTGGGCTTTGGAACCGGTGAAATATACAAGGGCGGCGCCGTACGATTTCGCTTCCACAATTCGCATGTCGATTTGCAGACCGTTGGCGAGGCGGACCGACATTTTGGTTTCGCCGCGGCCCAGCACGGTGTCGATGCCCTCGAACGTGGCCAGTCGGTCCATCACTTCCTGCACGTCGCGGCTTTCGACCAGCACGTCCAAATCGCCGATGGTTTCCCGCCCGCGGCGGTAGCTGCCGGCCAGCTCAATTTGCTTCACGCTTTTAGCGGCCCGTAAATGCTCCACCAGGGCTTGGGCATAAGTATCGGCTTCGGCCCAGTACATGCGTTCCACTTCCGGCGAGGCGGCGAACGCCAGGCCGGCCAGAATGGTCGCCTCGGTCTTTTCGCCAAAGCCCTTCAGCGCACGTACTTTTTGCGCTTCGCAGGCGGCTTTTAATTCTTCCAGCGTTTTGATGCCCAATTCTTTGTGCAACAGCGCCGCTTTTTTCGGCCCGAGGCCGGGAATCCGCAGCAGTGCCAACACGCTTTGCGGCACCTGGGCCTGCAATTCCACCAGCATCGGCAGCGAGCCGGTGGCGAGCATCACCTTGATTTTTTCGGCCAGGTCCGCGCCGATGCCCGCAATGTCAGTCAGCTTGCGGTTGGCATCCGCGGCGATTTTTTCCAGCGGCTCGGCCAAGTCGCCAATGGTGCGCGAAGCATTGCGATATGCCCGCACCCGAAATGGATTGGCGTTTTGAAATTCCAGAATGTCGGCGACCAGATCGAACGCGGCGGCAATTTCGGAATTTTTCATGTGCGCATTATATGTATTTACCCCCCGGTGACTCACCGGGGGGTAAATAATAAACCGCCAATGTTTCAATGCACGCGCTGGCCGGGTTTGGCGCCGCTGTCGGGCGAAAGCAAAAACACTTCGTCGCCGCCGCCACCGGCGGCCGTGACCATGCCTTCACTGAGGCCGAACTTCATTTGCCGCGGCTGTAAATTGGCCACGCAGATAACCAGCCGGCCAACGAGTTTTTCCGGCTGTGGGTACGCTTTTTTAATGCCTGCGAACACGGTTTTTCGCACGTCGCCGCCGAGACTGAGCGTGAGCTTGAGCAGTTTGCGAGCGTCAGGCACTTCTTCGGCAGTAAGAATGCGGGCCACACGCAAATCAACTTTTGTGAAATCGTCGATGCTGCATTCCGGAGCGAGTGGCTCTGCGGCCAGCGCTTCAGGCCCGTCGCTGGAAAGAGGCGAGGGTTGAGGGGCGAGGGGCGAGATATTAGCCCCGGCGGCCACGCCGGGTGAAGCGGATGCGGCTTTCACGGGCGCGGCTTCTTTACTTTCTTCAATCATGGCATGCACCTGTGCGGGTTCGACTCGGGTGAGCAGAGGTTTGAATTTATTGACGCGCGTACCGACCAGCGGTTTTCCGGCCTGATCCCAATGTGTGATTGGATCATTCAACAGCTCGCCGGCTTGCTTTGCCAATTCCGGCAACACCGGCGCGAGATAAATAGTGAGTTGGCGGAACAAATTGAGCGCGACAGTGCAAACATCTTGAAGATTACGCTTGTTCAACTCCAATTCCTGACCATTTTTGATTCGCTTGGCGATTTCCCAAGGCGCCTCCTTGTCAACAAAACTGTTCGCGTTGTCGGCGAGTAGCATAATGTGTCTCATCGCTTTGTTATAATCGCACTCTTCATAAGCTTTTGCGATAAGTTCACCGTCTTCCGCTGCACTCCGAATATACCTGAGGCCTGTATGCACGGAGTCGCTGCTTGCTTCCGTACGCAGAATTTTGGAACCATGAAAATTTGTGGACAAACCCGTCTCTTCTACAAACCGCGCCGTGCGGCTGGCGAGGTTGACGACCTTGCCGACGAGATCGGAATTCACCTTCGTCACAAACTCATCGGGATTCAAATCCAAATCGTCAACACGCGGGCTGAGTTTGCTGGCGTAGTAGTAGCGCAAATACGCGGGATTCAAATGCTTCAAGTAAGTCGACGCTTGGATGAACGTCCCCTTGCTCTTCGACATTTTCTCGCCGCCGACGGTGAGAAAGCCGTGGATGTGTACTTTGGTTGGCAGTTGGAAACCGGCCGTTTTGAGCATGCCGGGCCAAAACAGCGTATGAAAGTACGTGATGTCTTTGCCGATGAAGTGGTGGATTTCGGGAGCGGACGCCGGATTAGCGCTCCGCTCCGCAGACTTCGCGTCGCGGCTAAACGAATTCACATCACGTGAATTTGCACTGCGCGGCCACCACGTTTCAAACTTCTCGCCGTTTTTTTGGCACCACTCGGTGAGCGATGCCATGTAACCGATCGGCGCGTCGAACCAGACGTACCAATAATTGCCTGGGCTGTCGGGAATTTCGAAGCCGAAATATGGCGCGGGGCGGGATACATCCCAATCGCGCAGCGGCTCGTTGAGAAAATGCCCCTTCAAATAATTGGCGACTTCCGACTGCAGCGGCGCGTGCGGATCGTCCCCTTTCGCCCAACCGGCTAAAAACTCGTGCAGCTTTTCCAGTTCGATAAACAAATGCTTGGCGCTTCGCAATTCCGGCTTGGCCCCGGAGAGCGTGCTGACGGGGTTAATTAAATCGCTGGGACTGTACGTCGAGCCGCAATTGTCGCACGTGTCGCCATATTGATCGGGCGATTTGCAGCGTGGGCACGTGCCTTTCACAAATCGATCTGCCAGAAAAGTCTTGGCCTGCGGATCGTAAAGCTGCGTCACCTCACGCTCGCGCACCATGTCGGCGGCCCGAATCGCGGACCAAATTTCACCGCACAGCCGGCGGTTTTCCGGGCTGTTGGTGCTGCCGTAATTGTCAAACTCGACGTGAAAACCGGTGAAATCGCGCAAATGCTGCTCGCGCATGTCCGCAATCAAAGCTTCTTCGCTGCGGCCTTCTTGCCGGGCACGGATCATGATGGCCGTGCCATGCGTGTCGTCGGCACAGATGTAAATGCAACGGTGGCCGCGCAGTTTTTGGAACCGCACCCAAATATCGGTTTGGATATACTCGACCAAGTGGCCCAAATGAATCGGCCCGTTGGCATACGGCAGTGCGGCGGTAACGAGAATTTGACGGGCGGTCATGTAAACTTGGGCGAGCCTGCTGGCACGGGCGGAATGTTAAGCCCGACATTGTAGGACAGATGTGGCCCGCCACGGAATGGGGAATTTTATGCCGCTAATTTCCAAGCTGGGCTTGCGTTGGAAATTCACGACGTTTGGGCTTGTGGCAACGCGGCGGGTCTACGATCATTCCACCTCCCAGACTCCAGGGAAGGGCGTCGGGTTCGCGGCACGACAGCCGTGTCAGCCTGTTCTGATGGCAACACCGCCGGCAAAGGCGGACCGGTTGAAACACATCAGCGGTCGGCAAGGAAGCTGGCTTCAGGCGGATGCGGGCCGCGGCGATTGGTTTGCGCTCCCTGGGGATCACCATTGCGATCCAAGGAGGGAGCGCATGAATTTTGCATATCTTGCGGCGGCAATGATTTCGCTGGCCGCTCCCGGCGATTCCCAACGGACACAAGCTGATAATTTTGAACTGGCGCCACTTGGCAATATCCAACCAACCCACTCAGACTATGCTCCCTCCGGCGGCGCAGCGGCCAACGAGGACACCCTGCTGTTGGATTTCCGCGCCGATTGGTGTGGACCCTGCCGGCAAATGGACCCGGTCGTCGGTTCAATTTTGGCCGCAGGCTACCCGGTGCGCCGCGTCAACATCGACCAGGAGCGCGAACTGGCCAATCGCTTTGGCGTGACCGGCATTCCTTGCTTTGTGATGGTCGTCCACGGGCGTGAGGTGGATCGCGTGGTGGGCGTTACCGATCGTAGCCGCCTGGAAGCCATGTTCAGCCGCAACGGAGTTGGGCCGCAGGTGAATGCTTCTCGCGGACAATCGCCCGGAGGCATTGGCCTACTCTCCGGCGGTGGCATTCCGTTTCCGCCGACGCAGCCTTCATCGCCGGACCAAAACGGATTTTTCGGCAGTCGTTTCCGCTCGCACCCCGACACGTTTGCCCGGGGCGATGATTTCCCGGGGCACGACCCGCGCGACGCAGGACACACTGATGATTTTGAAAATCAGTCCTCCACTCTACACAATCGGTCGACTGCCGACGGAACAAGCGTTCCAGACGCGTATGAACCGCTCTTGCGGGCCAGCGTGCGGCTGAGAATTGAAGATGAAACCGGAATCTCTCGCGGCTCCGGAACCATCGTCGACGCCCGCAGCGGCGAAGCGCTGATTATCACCTGCGGCCACATGTTCCGCGAGGCGGCCAAAAACGGAAAAATTTGGGTCGACCTGTTCGGTCCCGAAGCGCCGCAAGGCGTGCCTGGAAAATTGGTCGATTACGATCTGAAATCGGAAGTCGGTTTGATTCGCATTGCCACGCGCTACCCGGTAACGGCCGCTCGGTTGGCCCCGCCCGGATATATGGTGCGTACGGGCGATAAGGTGATCAGCATGGGCTGCGATGGTGGGGCCGACGCCACGGCCAAGGAAACCCACGTGACTTCCATCAACCGTTATGTCGGCGCCGCCAATTTGCAAGTGGCGTTTCAACCCGTGCAGGGACGCAGCGGCGGTGGGTTGTTCACGCCCGAGGGTTGGGTTGTGGGCGTGTGCTACGCTGCCGATCCCGAAGCCAGCGAAGGGTTATTTACCGCCTTGCCCGCCTTGTGCGAAGAGTTAGATCACGTTGGATTGTCATTTGTCTATCGAGAGCCGGCGGCCAGCGGACAAGTGGCTTCCAATGGCCGCCCACAGCCGCCACGCGCCATCGAAACGACGCAACTGGACAGCCAAACTCAGGATGGCGGCAACCGGTTGACAAACGGCGGTAATGTAATGTTCGATCGTCAACTGCAGCCGGCCAATCAATTGCAGCCCGTAGGAGTAACCACAACGGCACTTTCCGATCGTAACGCTGCGCCGGCAGCGGGACTTGCGGATCGCAGCGGTCAGCAGTTATCGCCTGATGAAAAAGCCGCGCTGGACGCCATTCGCCACGAAACCCAAGGGGCGGATGTGGTGTGCATAGTACGGCCACAAGGAAACGCACAGGCGGAGAGCGAAATCATTGTGCTCAATCACGCCTCGCCGGCGCTGCTGGAGCAATTGACCGCCGCCCAGCAATCCCAGGGCGTCCAACGTCGATAACCCCCCGACCCTGGCCGCTCATTTCTTGCCTGCCGGCGTTTTGTCCATCGGCTTCTTATCCGTCGCCGCCGATGAAGACGCACCCGATGTTGCGGAACTCGCCGCCGCGCTACTCGGGGCCGATTTGCTAGCCGATGGATTCGCCGGCGGAGCCTTGTCGCTGGCGCCCTTTGTTGCCGCGGTGGCTGCGGGAGCGGATGTTGTGCCAGTTTGCTGGCCGGAGTTTGTGTTTGTTGATGTGCTGGGCGAGGTTGTCGCAGCCGGCGAAGTCGAATCCGGGGCGGTGGCGGCCGGCGGTGTCTCCACGACGTCGGGCAATAAAATCCCGGCGATCGATGCGTTGAGCAGCGTCGCCGTAAAGCCGACAAACAGCGCCCGCATGCCCAAGCGGGCCAAATCGTGCCGCCGGTTGGGGGCAATGGACCCAATGCCTCCCAACTGAATTCCAACCGACGAAAAATTTGCAAATCCGGTCAATGCGAAAGCGGTAAGCATGAATGATCGCTGGCTGATCAACCCGGGCGTCATAACACCGGTCGTGGGATCGGTTTTGGGGAGCATTTGCCGCATTTGCAGATAGGCGAAGTGCTCATTGATCGAAAGTTTAGAGCCCAGCAAGCTGCCCACTTTGGCCATGTCTTCCTTGGCCACGCCCATCAAAAAAGCGACTGGAGAAAATATCCAGCCGAACACTTTTCCCAGCGATAAATCGCTCATCCACGCCGGCACCTGGTCGGACGCCAGAATGTGCCATTTCACAAGCGCCGGTCCAATCCCACCCAGCAACGCGTCAAACAGCGCCACGAAGGCGATGAAGGCAATCAACATCGCGCCCACGTTCAGCGCCAAACTCAAACCGTCGGTCGTGCCAGTCGCGGCCGCATCCACCGCGTTGACATAAGGGGATTTTTCTTTCTTGGTGTGTACGCTCCCACCGGTTTCCGTTTTGCTCACTTCTGGCAGGAACAATTTTGACAAATACAAGCTGCAGGGACAGGCCATGACGCAGGTGGTCAACACCGCGACAGGATTGGCGCCATAACTGATGTACACTACCATCATGCCGCCGGAAATGTGCGCCATGCCGCTGGCCATCAGCACAAACAATTCGGAATTCGTCATCCGCGGCACGTAGGGCTTCACGATCAGCGGCGCTTCGGTCTGTCCCATGAACACGTTGGCGGCAACCGAAAGCGTTTCGGCTCCGCTGGTGCGCATTAAGTGAACCATCACCAAGGCCAACATTCGCACGCACCACTGGAGCACCCCAAAGTGGTACAGCACCGTAAAAAACGCGGAGACGAAAATGATCGGCGGCAGCGCTTTGAACGCAAAACAAAAAATAAAATCGTTGCCAAAAACCTTGGCCATGTCGCCGGGCTTGGCCAGGTTGCCGAATACGAATTGTGCCCCCTTATCGGAAAAATCAATGAAAGCCCCTACATATCCACCTGCGTCGTCGAATGCTGCATGCACGCCTTTGATGAAAAATATCCAGTATGCGATTGCAATCACAGCCAGCCCACCAATGAAGCCGGGCAAGCGCAATGTTTCGCCGCGCAGCACCGGCACGATGTGAATCCATAGCACCGCCAGCACAATGCCAACAAAACAAACAACGGCCGTGTAAAAATACGTTTTGTCCTTTCCCAGAACCAACAGAGCCAGCGCAAGCTGCAGCGCCATTCCCCAAATAATCGTGTGCCAGTTCACCGCTCGCAAATTCGCGGAGAACATCGCTACCAGGCCGAAAAAAAAGAGCACTCCGGCCACTGCCTGGCCTTTATAACCAATCACGTCCTGTTGCCAGTAAGCCGCCAATCCTATCGCCGCAATCACCGCTCCAATCGCCATTCGCCAGCTTAACGGCGTCGGCTTGTAAACTTCCGCCGGCGGCGGGGCATCGTGC
The sequence above is drawn from the Pirellulales bacterium genome and encodes:
- the polX gene encoding DNA polymerase/3'-5' exonuclease PolX, with product MKNSEIAAAFDLVADILEFQNANPFRVRAYRNASRTIGDLAEPLEKIAADANRKLTDIAGIGADLAEKIKVMLATGSLPMLVELQAQVPQSVLALLRIPGLGPKKAALLHKELGIKTLEELKAACEAQKVRALKGFGEKTEATILAGLAFAASPEVERMYWAEADTYAQALVEHLRAAKSVKQIELAGSYRRGRETIGDLDVLVESRDVQEVMDRLATFEGIDTVLGRGETKMSVRLANGLQIDMRIVEAKSYGAALVYFTGSKAHNVVLRGMAKDRGLKINEYGVFKMEAPPEKNKKKASKPAKEDADEAAEGIYIAGRTEKDVYATLDLPWIPPELREDRWEFAWAEENKLPKLIELDDMVGDLHMHTDASDGKATLEEMVAAAQALGLKYIAITDHSPRVTVANGLNADRLKKQWDKIDKLNEKLRGFTVLKGVEVDILEKGPLDLDNKCLSGADWVVASVHFGQNQPREQITKRIVDALANPNVCAIAHPTGRIINRRKPYEVDLEAVYEAALEHHKILELNSNPARLDLDDIHCAACRERGIPVVISTDAHSVAGLNVMRFGILQARRAGLTKADVANTRPWKEVKKLLGRK
- a CDS encoding trypsin-like peptidase domain-containing protein — its product is MNFAYLAAAMISLAAPGDSQRTQADNFELAPLGNIQPTHSDYAPSGGAAANEDTLLLDFRADWCGPCRQMDPVVGSILAAGYPVRRVNIDQERELANRFGVTGIPCFVMVVHGREVDRVVGVTDRSRLEAMFSRNGVGPQVNASRGQSPGGIGLLSGGGIPFPPTQPSSPDQNGFFGSRFRSHPDTFARGDDFPGHDPRDAGHTDDFENQSSTLHNRSTADGTSVPDAYEPLLRASVRLRIEDETGISRGSGTIVDARSGEALIITCGHMFREAAKNGKIWVDLFGPEAPQGVPGKLVDYDLKSEVGLIRIATRYPVTAARLAPPGYMVRTGDKVISMGCDGGADATAKETHVTSINRYVGAANLQVAFQPVQGRSGGGLFTPEGWVVGVCYAADPEASEGLFTALPALCEELDHVGLSFVYREPAASGQVASNGRPQPPRAIETTQLDSQTQDGGNRLTNGGNVMFDRQLQPANQLQPVGVTTTALSDRNAAPAAGLADRSGQQLSPDEKAALDAIRHETQGADVVCIVRPQGNAQAESEIIVLNHASPALLEQLTAAQQSQGVQRR
- a CDS encoding transcriptional repressor, with product MRTPAEVRAALRAAGCRYTTQRAAVYTYLEQAHHHPTADEVYQAVRRRIPHISLATVYNALEALVESQLANKLTNGPGSARYDCGGEDHYHLRDLNTGEVRDLPLDFDPQLLQKLNPQLLKKLARDGFQVTGYRLEVLGRFER
- the metG gene encoding methionine--tRNA ligase, whose product is MTARQILVTAALPYANGPIHLGHLVEYIQTDIWVRFQKLRGHRCIYICADDTHGTAIMIRARQEGRSEEALIADMREQHLRDFTGFHVEFDNYGSTNSPENRRLCGEIWSAIRAADMVREREVTQLYDPQAKTFLADRFVKGTCPRCKSPDQYGDTCDNCGSTYSPSDLINPVSTLSGAKPELRSAKHLFIELEKLHEFLAGWAKGDDPHAPLQSEVANYLKGHFLNEPLRDWDVSRPAPYFGFEIPDSPGNYWYVWFDAPIGYMASLTEWCQKNGEKFETWWPRSANSRDVNSFSRDAKSAERSANPASAPEIHHFIGKDITYFHTLFWPGMLKTAGFQLPTKVHIHGFLTVGGEKMSKSKGTFIQASTYLKHLNPAYLRYYYASKLSPRVDDLDLNPDEFVTKVNSDLVGKVVNLASRTARFVEETGLSTNFHGSKILRTEASSDSVHTGLRYIRSAAEDGELIAKAYEECDYNKAMRHIMLLADNANSFVDKEAPWEIAKRIKNGQELELNKRNLQDVCTVALNLFRQLTIYLAPVLPELAKQAGELLNDPITHWDQAGKPLVGTRVNKFKPLLTRVEPAQVHAMIEESKEAAPVKAASASPGVAAGANISPLAPQPSPLSSDGPEALAAEPLAPECSIDDFTKVDLRVARILTAEEVPDARKLLKLTLSLGGDVRKTVFAGIKKAYPQPEKLVGRLVICVANLQPRQMKFGLSEGMVTAAGGGGDEVFLLSPDSGAKPGQRVH
- a CDS encoding nucleoside transporter C-terminal domain-containing protein, translating into MQPPPSLETPVEPHDAPPPAEVYKPTPLSWRMAIGAVIAAIGLAAYWQQDVIGYKGQAVAGVLFFFGLVAMFSANLRAVNWHTIIWGMALQLALALLVLGKDKTYFYTAVVCFVGIVLAVLWIHIVPVLRGETLRLPGFIGGLAVIAIAYWIFFIKGVHAAFDDAGGYVGAFIDFSDKGAQFVFGNLAKPGDMAKVFGNDFIFCFAFKALPPIIFVSAFFTVLYHFGVLQWCVRMLALVMVHLMRTSGAETLSVAANVFMGQTEAPLIVKPYVPRMTNSELFVLMASGMAHISGGMMVVYISYGANPVAVLTTCVMACPCSLYLSKLFLPEVSKTETGGSVHTKKEKSPYVNAVDAAATGTTDGLSLALNVGAMLIAFIAFVALFDALLGGIGPALVKWHILASDQVPAWMSDLSLGKVFGWIFSPVAFLMGVAKEDMAKVGSLLGSKLSINEHFAYLQMRQMLPKTDPTTGVMTPGLISQRSFMLTAFALTGFANFSSVGIQLGGIGSIAPNRRHDLARLGMRALFVGFTATLLNASIAGILLPDVVETPPAATAPDSTSPAATTSPSTSTNTNSGQQTGTTSAPAATAATKGASDKAPPANPSASKSAPSSAAASSATSGASSSAATDKKPMDKTPAGKK